GGTGGCCGGTATTCAAGGGGCTAAGCGCACGTCTGATTGGATCCCGATGTGTCACCCGTTGATGCTTACTGGAGTGAATATCGTCTTTACGGATAACAACCATGATGAGTTATATATAGAAGCTACAGTTAGAACGGAAGGAAGAACAGGGGTGGAAATGGAAGCACTTACGGCCGTATCAGCGGCAGCGCTAACGGTGTACGATATGTGCAAAGCATTACAGAAGGATATCGTTATCGGTCCTACGATGCTGCAGGCCAAGAGCGGTGGTGTCCA
The window above is part of the Paenibacillus lutimineralis genome. Proteins encoded here:
- the moaC gene encoding cyclic pyranopterin monophosphate synthase MoaC — encoded protein: METESGQALTHFNEQGRARMVDISAKESTVRVAVAQTTVHMQPTTLAAIKEGKISKGDVLAVAQVAGIQGAKRTSDWIPMCHPLMLTGVNIVFTDNNHDELYIEATVRTEGRTGVEMEALTAVSAAALTVYDMCKALQKDIVIGPTMLQAKSGGVHGDYSRI